Part of the Deinococcus reticulitermitis genome is shown below.
GCGACCTCCAGAAGCAGCTGACTGAACTCGGAGCGCAGCGGAAGCGGCTCGAAGCGCAGGCTGAGGCGAGCCGCCAGGAATATGAACAGGCCCAGGCCCAGCTTCAGGCCAGCCAGGACCGCGCCGCGCAGCTCGACGCCCAGGTGCTCGACCTGCGGCTGCGCAGCGCCCAGGCCGAACAGGAAGCCCAGAGCGCCCAGGCGCGCGCAACGGCGGCCCAGGCGCGCACCACCGAGCTTCAGGCGCAGGCCGAGCAGGCCCAGGCCCTCGCGCAGCGCACCAGCCAGCAGGCCGAGGCCGCCCGCCAGCGGGCGCAGGCGGCGCGGACCGAGGCCACCGAGGCCCAGAAGCAGGCGCGCGCGAGTGTGGCGGCGGCCCAGACCAAGGCTGAAGCGGATGTGGCCGCCGCCCGTCAGAAAGCCGCAGCCGACGTGCAGGCGGCCCGCGCCGGGGCCCAGAAGGAGGTCGTCCAGGTCCAGGCGAGCGCCCAGGCCCAGGTCCGCGCCGCCGAGCGTCAGGCCCAGGCGCGGGTGGAGGCCCTCGGCGTTCAGGTCCGGACGCTCGAGGCCCAGGCCCGGGAAGCGCGGCAGGCCCGTGAAAGTGCCTTTGGTGCGCGCGACGCGGCCGTGCAGGCCCGCGACAATGCCCTTAAGGCCCGTGACGCGGCGCAGCAGGCGCGCGCCCAGGCCGAGACGCAGCGCCAGACCGCCTTGCAAGCGCGCGACAAGCTTACCGCCGAGCGCGACCGCCTGCTGACCGAGCGCACCCAGGCAGTGCAGGTCCGTGACCGGGCGGTGCGCGAGCGCGATCAGGTGCGCCAGGACCTCACGACCCTGCGCGCCCAGCAGGAGCAACTGCGCGACTCCAACGCCGCCCTTGCCCGCGAGCTCGCCAGCACCCAGACGAGCCTCAGCCGGTTGCAAGACCAGTACTCGAGTGCCCGCAGCGAGCTGAGCCTCAGCCGCACCGCCGAACTCGCCTACCCCAAAAACGACCTCGTGTACGCGGGGGTGGTGCCGACGGTACGCAACCTCGACGCCTTCCTGGGCTTCGCTGAAACGGCGGCGCTGACGCGCGGCGCCAGATCGGGCACCGACGGCCCCGCCGCCCGCCTGAGCCGCCCGGCGCGCACCGCCTTAGAGACGAAGCTGCGCGGGCTGAACACCGGCGCCTTCGTCGTGTGCCGCGCCGCCCAGAACAGCGTGGTGGGCTTTTCGGTCGAGTTGAGCTGCGACGCGCGCTCCAACGCCGTGCTCTACCGCGCGGGGCAGCCGATCCGGCGCGCGACCGTCACGCTCGGCAACGCGAGCAGCCTGCAAGCGCAGGTCACCGAACTCGTGCAGGACACGGTCCTCGACCTCACGCTGCGCGGCGTGCCCGGCGAGTACATCGGCAACCAGGGCCTGGAGATCAACGAACTCGTGACCCTGCTCACCAGCCTCAACGCGCGCGGCAACGGCACGGCGGTGGTCGGCATCGCGCCGCGCGACGACGTGCGCCCGAGCACCCGGGTGGACCTCTTCGCCAGGATTCAGTGACCCCCCCAGTCAGTAGGCACTGGGGAGGCTGGCCTCCCCGCCGAATGAACCGCCGCACACCCTGTGACCGGGCACGCCCCTTCAGAATCGGGGGCCATGAACCGCCCGCTGACCCTGCTGAGCGCCGCCGCCCTGACCCTGAGCCTGAGCAGTTGCCGGGTGCTGTCCCCCGGCCCGACCTCCGGCAACGACCCGGCGCTGGGCGCGCGCTTCACGGCGGCGGCCCAGGCGTCTGGCGTCACGGACCTCAACCTGACCCCCCGCCGGGACGGGGGTCTGAACCTGACCGGCGCACTGGGGGGCAACCGCTTCGCCGTGCGCGTGCCGCCGCGCTGGAACGGCCAGGGCGTGCTGTGGGCACACGGCTACGTGCCGCCGTCGGCCCGCGAGAAGGCGCCCGACCCGGCGCTCGACCCCAGCGGCCTCGGCAAAAAACAGGGCGTGCTGAGCGCCGCCTACGCCCAGGGGTTCGCCGCCGCCGACTCGGCCTACGCCAAGACCGG
Proteins encoded:
- a CDS encoding DUF3084 domain-containing protein; the encoded protein is MLWLFLPFVVILSGVVAYAADTIAKKVGRRHIRWFGLRPKQTAVIVAVLAGMAISAASLAAFLVLNRSAVATIAQADQLRPQIEALRREVGTVQGELRAAQSERDAARQEARRVGEERAATLAELATALQQLGAAQAGAARLEARASDLQKQLTELGAQRKRLEAQAEASRQEYEQAQAQLQASQDRAAQLDAQVLDLRLRSAQAEQEAQSAQARATAAQARTTELQAQAEQAQALAQRTSQQAEAARQRAQAARTEATEAQKQARASVAAAQTKAEADVAAARQKAAADVQAARAGAQKEVVQVQASAQAQVRAAERQAQARVEALGVQVRTLEAQAREARQARESAFGARDAAVQARDNALKARDAAQQARAQAETQRQTALQARDKLTAERDRLLTERTQAVQVRDRAVRERDQVRQDLTTLRAQQEQLRDSNAALARELASTQTSLSRLQDQYSSARSELSLSRTAELAYPKNDLVYAGVVPTVRNLDAFLGFAETAALTRGARSGTDGPAARLSRPARTALETKLRGLNTGAFVVCRAAQNSVVGFSVELSCDARSNAVLYRAGQPIRRATVTLGNASSLQAQVTELVQDTVLDLTLRGVPGEYIGNQGLEINELVTLLTSLNARGNGTAVVGIAPRDDVRPSTRVDLFARIQ